In Papaver somniferum cultivar HN1 chromosome 1, ASM357369v1, whole genome shotgun sequence, a genomic segment contains:
- the LOC113312868 gene encoding eukaryotic initiation factor 4A-3-like, protein MATTSEAPRNPRRNNAGGGIDDDKLVFETSDGVQPVSTFDEMGIKNDLLRGIYEYGFEKPSAIQQRAVMPIIQGRDVIAQAQSGTGKTSMIALTVCQIVDTSNHEVQALILSPTRELATQTEKVILAIGDHMKIQAHACIGGQSVGEDIRKLENGVHIVSGTPGRVCDMIKRRSLRTRAIKLLILDESDEMLSRGFKDQIYDVYRYLPPELQVCLISATLPHEILEITNKFMTEPVRILVKRDELTLEGIKQFFVAVEKEEWKFDTLCDLYDTLTITQAVIFCNTKRKVDWLTEKMRSYNFTVSSMHGDMPQRERDAIMKEFRDGATRVLITTDVWARGIDVQQVSLVINYDLPNNRELYIHRIGRSGRFGRKGVAINFVRNDDIRILRDIEQYYSTQIDEMPMNVADLI, encoded by the exons ATGGCAACAACTTCAGAAGCACCGAGAAACCCTAGAAGGAACAACGCTGGAGGAGGAATAGATGATGATAAATTAGTGTTTGAAACAAGTGATGGAGTACAACCAGTTAGCACCTTCGATGAAATGGGTATTAAGAATGATTTACTCCGTGGGATTTACGAATACGGATTTGAAAAACCATCTGCTATTCAACAAAGAGCTGTTATGCCTATTATCCAAGGTCGAGATGTGATTGCTCAAGCTCAATCTGGTACTGGAAAGACTTCTATGATTGCTCTAACTGTTTGTCAAATCGTTGATACTTCTAATCATGA GGTTCAAGCATTGATTTTGTCACCAACAAGAGAATTAGCAACACAAACTGAGAAAGTTATATTAGCCATTGgtgatcatatgaaaattcagGCTCATGCTTGTATTGGAGGTCAGAGTGTCGGCGAAGACATTCGAAAACTAGAGAATGGAGTTCATATTGTATCTGGTACACCAGGGAGAGTTTGTGATATGATTAAGAGAAGATCGTTGCGTACTCGAGCCATCAAATTATTAATACTTGATGAATCTGATGAGATGTTGAGCAGAGGTTTTAAAGATCAAATCTATGACGTTTACCGATATCTTCCACCAGAACTTCAG GTTTGTTTAATTTCGGCAACACTTCCTCATGAAATACTGGAAATCACTAACAAGTTCATGACAGAACCTGTGAGGATCCTTGTAAAACGTGATGAATTGACGTTGGAG GGTATCAAACAATTTTTTGTTGCTGTTGAGAAGGAAGAATGGAAGTTTGATACTTTGTGCGATCTTTACGATACTCTGACGATCACTCAAGCTGTTATTTTCTGTAACACAAAGAGGAAG GTTGATTGGTTAACTGAGAAGATGCGCAGCTATAACTTCACAGTCTCTTCAATGCATGGAGACATGCCTCAGAGGGAGCGAGATGCAATCATGAAAGAGTTCAGAGACGGGGCCACCCGTGTTCTGATAACAACAGATGTATGGGCTCGTGGGATTGATGTTCAACAG GTGTCCTTGGTTATTAATTATGACCTTCCAAACAATCGTGAACTTTATATTCATCGGATTGGTCGATCTGGTCGTTTCGGGCGCAAG GGTGTTGCCATAAACTTTGTACGAAATGATGATATCAGGATTCTCAGAGACATAGAGCAGTACTACAGTACTCAAATTGATGAGATGCCGATGAACGTGGCTGATCTAATATAG